One stretch of Candidatus Poribacteria bacterium DNA includes these proteins:
- a CDS encoding FtsX-like permease family protein: MKLHDAITTGISHLAQNRLRAGLSILGIFIGIASVLCMMAIGDGAKLLIAKDIEKLGGANQIRFRTRYSIWRRGRLVRLTTERYTLEDIQAIEAECPDVLFVLPKNGRYQGTITSKHGGQARTFVEGVTADYAVGMNWEVQQGRFFSEEDIDTAAQVCVLGAEAAMYLFGTAAALGQEVKMKIRWRQPPVRCRVIGIMAPKGRSLRSYTSLDSIVCVPLTTYQQRLSGTRYIEQMHVFFYKDADVYRVIDSVRDVLGKRHRGTKDFISYWIPKRTVRRLEHIQKMIKICLGSIAGFSLFVSGIGIMNICLVSVGEKTREIGLRRSVGARQFHVFGQFLTESICLCLCGGVLGIAGGWIAAHGMARLAVRILPIVEIWPVVLSLSWMLTSVVFSVFMGITFGIYPAMRAARLTPIEALRFEK, from the coding sequence ATGAAACTTCATGACGCTATCACCACGGGCATTTCACATCTCGCTCAAAACCGGTTGCGAGCGGGATTGTCTATACTCGGTATCTTCATCGGCATTGCGAGCGTGCTCTGCATGATGGCAATCGGCGACGGCGCGAAACTTCTCATCGCTAAAGACATTGAAAAACTGGGGGGTGCCAACCAAATCCGTTTCAGGACACGCTACTCTATTTGGAGACGCGGTCGATTGGTGAGGCTCACGACTGAACGCTATACCCTTGAAGACATTCAGGCGATTGAGGCAGAGTGTCCTGATGTCTTGTTCGTTTTGCCGAAAAACGGTAGGTACCAAGGCACCATCACGAGTAAACACGGTGGACAAGCACGGACCTTTGTAGAAGGCGTGACAGCAGATTATGCCGTAGGTATGAATTGGGAAGTGCAACAAGGTCGTTTTTTCTCAGAAGAGGATATTGACACAGCAGCACAGGTATGCGTCCTCGGTGCTGAAGCTGCTATGTACCTGTTTGGCACTGCAGCTGCCTTAGGGCAGGAAGTGAAAATGAAAATCCGCTGGCGACAACCCCCGGTCCGGTGCCGCGTCATCGGCATTATGGCACCCAAAGGTAGAAGTCTTCGCAGTTACACCTCGCTGGATAGCATCGTCTGTGTGCCATTAACAACCTACCAGCAACGCCTCTCTGGCACCCGATATATTGAGCAGATGCACGTTTTTTTCTACAAGGACGCAGATGTATATCGTGTGATTGATTCTGTCCGAGATGTCCTCGGTAAGAGACACCGGGGCACCAAAGATTTCATCTCATATTGGATACCGAAACGGACTGTCAGACGGCTGGAACACATCCAAAAGATGATAAAAATTTGCTTGGGGAGCATTGCTGGGTTTTCGTTGTTTGTCAGCGGGATCGGTATTATGAACATCTGTCTCGTCTCTGTCGGTGAAAAAACCCGCGAGATCGGCTTACGAAGATCCGTGGGTGCCAGACAGTTTCACGTTTTTGGGCAATTTTTAACGGAATCCATCTGCCTCTGTTTGTGTGGTGGGGTTTTGGGTATCGCGGGTGGGTGGATCGCCGCACATGGGATGGCACGACTTGCTGTGCGTATTCTACCAATTGTGGAGATATGGCCCGTCGTTCTGTCCTTGTCGTGGATGCTGACATCGGTTGTCTTTTCAGTCTTCATGGGTATCACTTTTGGGATCTACCCAGCAATGCGGGCGGCACGGTTGACCCCTATTGAAGCACTCCGATTCGAGAAATAA
- a CDS encoding IS630 family transposase — MSPISRTLPKMNVLHILVFPYLLSVMDCANSASREKKTLGYRERCDKQREAYRQTLAEKRATGKTIVYADECGFRAESYRRHGYAPKGEPVFGLVSGTRTRTTTLVAARIGSTFTIPCLFDGGNRDAACFNAWVESYLCPQLSQTDVVVLDNAKIHKTRRTRQLIEASGAEVLFLSPYSPDYNPIEHDFANIKRLREYNADISIDDVINMYH; from the coding sequence ATGTCGCCGATTTCCCGGACCTTACCCAAAATGAACGTGCTACACATTTTGGTGTTTCCGTATCTTCTATCGGTTATGGATTGCGCAAACTCGGCATCACGCGAAAAAAAAACACTCGGATACAGGGAGCGATGCGATAAACAACGCGAAGCATATCGTCAAACCCTCGCCGAGAAACGAGCCACCGGTAAAACAATAGTTTATGCTGACGAGTGCGGTTTTCGTGCTGAAAGTTATAGACGCCATGGGTATGCCCCGAAAGGTGAACCTGTTTTCGGTTTAGTTTCAGGCACGAGGACCCGGACGACGACGTTAGTTGCCGCACGCATCGGTTCAACTTTTACAATCCCGTGTTTGTTTGACGGAGGAAACCGTGATGCGGCGTGTTTCAATGCGTGGGTTGAGTCCTACTTATGTCCTCAACTTTCTCAGACGGATGTCGTTGTTCTTGACAATGCCAAGATTCACAAGACCCGTCGAACTCGGCAACTCATAGAAGCATCGGGAGCAGAGGTATTGTTTTTATCCCCTTATTCGCCCGATTACAATCCGATTGAACATGACTTTGCCAATATCAAACGCCTGCGTGAATACAATGCTGATATATCCATTGATGACGTTATAAACATGTATCATTAA